TAGCACTCACTCTTGGCTCATCTCTGTTGCGTCGTTCCAGAAGGGTTCCCAGTCGTACTCCACGCGGGCAGCACGGGGATCGATAGGTTGGGTGATCGGGTGTCGTAGGTAACACACTGTGGTGCTGTCGTCGTCGGCGACCTGCACAAGCGCGAGCACGGAGTGGTCACCCTTGTTGAGCGCCGTCACAGCCTCTTGGCGCGTGAGGACGAAGGTCTTGGCGCCGAGAACGCGGCCCTTGACCTCGATGAAATCAATGTGCGTCCCGGTGTCTGACTCGATGTCGTATCCGGGGTTGTTGTGATGCATCTCTGTCGGGCGGTGTCCAAGGGTTCGCTCGGCGCGGAGGACGGCATCGACTGCGAGACGCTCGACGCGCGTGGTCTCGCGAGCCCGAGCGTCGGCACTTTCCGGATCTTCCTGCGCGTCCAGCCAACCGATCGGGACGACCAGGCATGCCCCGGTGACTCGCGGGGGCCGTACGGAGATGTCGCGTTCGAGTTCGAGGTCTTTGACGCGACGGTCCAGGCGCCGAACGAGTGACTCGGCGCGTTCTCGCATTTGAGAGGCCGGCAGCCTTGTCTTCTTTCCGGCACGCTCCTGCTCACCGAGCTCGAACGCGCGTTGGTCCCAATAGTTGATCTCGCGGGTGAGGCGCTCACGGACCAGGCGCTCGGTCTTGTCGACTCGTTCGATCGTGCGCTTGGTGACCTCATCGGCGTGACTTCTCGCGATGGTGACGGACGCTCCACGGATCACTCGCTGGCCGAGGTCGGAGGCTTGCGCCCAGGGTTCGGTGAGGATCTTCCCTGCCAGCGTGTGCTCCTCATCGGTCGGCACCTCGAAGTTGGGGATGGGCGATCCGGTGAGCGCGGTGATGGTCCCGTCGATGTCGATGCGGACGTACTGCGCGCGACGGGAGACCACCCAAGGCTGACCATCTCGGGCAGCGCGGCCGTCGGTGACGTCGTGCTCCAAGAGGCTCACGACGTAGGGCTCTGTCGAGAGGTCAGATCGATCGACGAGTATCGCGCCACGCCGCAGTGCGTCGTGGTGGCGATCGGAGACGACTCCCATCGTGGCGGCCATGAGCGGGTGCCCGGGGTGAAGCAGCGTCGCGAGGTGGTTGTTCCCCTCGACTCGGACGAACTTCGGGTCGAACGTCACGCGGTGATACGAGTCCACGACCGGCTGACCGTAGCCGGTGATCCGGTCGCGCTCCTTGACCTCTGAGGGCACCCGCCTGATCTCGAACCGATGACTCTCCCGCATGCGCAGCGAGCCGCCGACATCGGCGAAAGCTCGGTGGAAGAACGCTTCGACGTGGTGCGGCTGGAGGCGCGCGGCCTCGGCTCGTTCCATCTCGCGGCGCATCGCGTCGATCTCGGCATCGTCCATCGCCGACGGCACGAGCTGGTTGGCGCGCAGCAGCTCAGGGATGCCGTCGGCGATCTTGGGGTCGACTACCTCGGTGAGGTACCGCTGCCGCTCGGGCTTGTTGGCTTCCCGGATGGCGGCGATCATCAGGTCGCGAAGAGCATTGCCTTGGAAGAGCTGCCCGAGGACGTCGTAGACGCGACCGCCGAGCGTGGCGCGCTGCTCTTCGAGCTTCTCCAACAGCCGGGTGTAGACGTCGCCCTCACGGGTGTCCTCGGCGACCAGTGACCACATGAAGCAGGTGTTGGGCTGGCCGATGCGGTGAACCCGGCCGAAGCGCTGCTCGATGCGGTTGGGGTTCCACGGCAGGTCGTAGTTGATGAGCAGGTGGGCGTTCTTGTGCAGGTTC
Above is a genomic segment from Actinomycetota bacterium containing:
- a CDS encoding DUF3883 domain-containing protein, encoding MTGGAEGVPESVDESGDATSLFDVLRVGATVTGLAGPEPVKVVAVERLTDDSANVMYRTESGPAERIVYANAVHHIRAVRPGLSFSFDADANAFLLAAEARRMRLAYLFDPQAALGTSDVEPLPHQLRAVYETMLHKQPLRYVLADDPGAGKTVMGGLLVKELLLRGDAANVMVVSPGVLVDQWDEEMREKFGLEFEMLTRDRILNEGNPFARGGLWLARLDVLARNSEGILDKACEVDWDLIIFDEAHKMSATVWGSEVKKTKRYQMAEELGRHTRNLLMMTATPHSGKEEQFQLFMALLDSDRFEGVAREGSRKVDVDDLMRRLVKEELRTFEGTRLFPERFAFTVKYELSQPEKKLYVAVTDYVREEMNRADQIEGDKRRRTAVGFALTTLQRRLASSPAAIHRSLERRKARLESELRESRMYAAVKRDEVDVPDDWEDLDDLTDEEREALEEKAIAGATSARTPEELETEIAVLDRLLVKSSAVKSSPTYAKWDALRDTLDDNDEMRDDTGARRKVIIFTEHRDTLDDLVMRLTQHLGRDDAVITIHGGTKREDRKKAKETFEQNERCVFLIATDAAGEGVNLHKNAHLLINYDLPWNPNRIEQRFGRVHRIGQPNTCFMWSLVAEDTREGDVYTRLLEKLEEQRATLGGRVYDVLGQLFQGNALRDLMIAAIREANKPERQRYLTEVVDPKIADGIPELLRANQLVPSAMDDAEIDAMRREMERAEAARLQPHHVEAFFHRAFADVGGSLRMRESHRFEIRRVPSEVKERDRITGYGQPVVDSYHRVTFDPKFVRVEGNNHLATLLHPGHPLMAATMGVVSDRHHDALRRGAILVDRSDLSTEPYVVSLLEHDVTDGRAARDGQPWVVSRRAQYVRIDIDGTITALTGSPIPNFEVPTDEEHTLAGKILTEPWAQASDLGQRVIRGASVTIARSHADEVTKRTIERVDKTERLVRERLTREINYWDQRAFELGEQERAGKKTRLPASQMRERAESLVRRLDRRVKDLELERDISVRPPRVTGACLVVPIGWLDAQEDPESADARARETTRVERLAVDAVLRAERTLGHRPTEMHHNNPGYDIESDTGTHIDFIEVKGRVLGAKTFVLTRQEAVTALNKGDHSVLALVQVADDDSTTVCYLRHPITQPIDPRAARVEYDWEPFWNDATEMSQE